A portion of the Blautia hansenii DSM 20583 genome contains these proteins:
- the nrdG gene encoding anaerobic ribonucleoside-triphosphate reductase activating protein, producing MRYHNITKDDMLNGDGLRTVLWVAGCDHGCKGCQNPVTWDPNSGLEFDEAAKEEIFEQLNQSYIAGVTFSGGDPLYWGNVADITELAKEIKEKYPKKTIWLYTGSLWESIVEMDILQYVDVLVDGEFIEEKKDVSLKWKGSSNQRVIDVQQSLKTGTVVLHT from the coding sequence ATGCGTTATCATAATATTACAAAGGACGATATGTTAAATGGTGATGGGCTTCGGACTGTTTTGTGGGTAGCAGGCTGCGACCACGGCTGCAAGGGCTGTCAAAATCCCGTGACATGGGACCCGAACAGCGGGCTGGAATTTGATGAGGCTGCAAAGGAAGAAATTTTTGAGCAGTTAAATCAAAGCTATATTGCAGGAGTTACCTTTTCCGGCGGCGACCCTTTATACTGGGGGAACGTGGCGGATATAACAGAGCTGGCAAAGGAGATTAAAGAAAAATATCCTAAGAAAACCATCTGGCTGTACACCGGTTCTTTGTGGGAAAGCATTGTAGAAATGGATATTCTGCAATATGTTGATGTACTGGTAGACGGAGAATTTATAGAAGAGAAAAAAGACGTTTCTTTGAAATGGAAGGGCAGCTCCAATCAAAGAGTTATTGATGTGCAGCAGTCCTTGAAAACAGGAACAGTGGTATTACACACCTAG
- a CDS encoding deoxyuridine 5'-triphosphate nucleotidohydrolase, whose product MRRIAKFHKVSEEQFAEGFLDCFADRSEAEAKEVYNTLKLPRRATAGSAGYDFFSPVDFELKPGESIKIPTGIRAEMENDWVLKLYPRSGLGFKFRLQLNNTVGIIDSDYFYSDNEGHIFIKITNDSNEGKTVQVQAGTGFAQGIFLEYGITVDDDATAVRNGGFGSTTGK is encoded by the coding sequence ATGAGAAGAATTGCAAAATTTCATAAAGTAAGCGAAGAGCAGTTTGCAGAGGGATTTCTGGATTGCTTTGCAGACAGAAGCGAAGCAGAAGCAAAGGAAGTTTATAACACATTAAAGCTGCCCAGAAGAGCAACAGCAGGAAGTGCAGGATACGACTTTTTCAGTCCTGTGGATTTTGAATTAAAACCGGGAGAAAGCATAAAAATTCCTACGGGTATTCGTGCGGAAATGGAAAATGACTGGGTATTAAAGTTATATCCAAGAAGCGGACTAGGCTTTAAATTCCGTTTGCAGTTAAACAACACAGTGGGAATTATTGACAGTGATTATTTCTACTCAGATAACGAGGGGCATATTTTTATTAAAATTACAAATGACTCAAATGAAGGCAAGACTGTTCAGGTGCAGGCAGGAACCGGCTTTGCACAGGGGATTTTCTTAGAATATGGAATTACTGTGGATGATGACGCAACTGCTGTAAGAAATGGCGGTTTTGGAAGTACAACGGGAAAATAA
- the fabV gene encoding enoyl-ACP reductase FabV, producing the protein MIIEPKVREFICTTAHPEGCRENVKQQIAYVKAQNIKKGPKKVLVIGASTGYGLASRITAGFGCEAATIGIFFEKPSNGKRTATPGWYNTAAFEEEAHKAGIYAKSINGDAFSCEIKEKTIDLIKKDWGKADMVIYSLAAPRRTDKNGNLWVSSLKTTKEAFTEKSLDLRNNTIVEKTVEPAKPEEIQGTKKVMGGEDWMEWIEALKDADVIEENALTVAYSYIGPELTYPIYFDGTIGQAKRHLENTAKVMREKFPKLQAYVSVNKALVTQASAAIPIVPLYFAILYKVMKEVGNHEGCIEQISRLFKEKLFKESVPTDAEGRIRMDDWELSEEVQRKVVEAWKQVTTENVTEISDIEGYWEDFYQMFGFHLAGVDYTKDVDMEVKIPSIDL; encoded by the coding sequence ATGATAATAGAACCAAAGGTAAGAGAATTTATTTGTACTACGGCACATCCGGAAGGGTGCAGAGAAAATGTAAAACAGCAGATTGCCTATGTAAAAGCACAGAATATAAAGAAAGGGCCGAAAAAGGTGCTGGTTATCGGGGCTTCCACAGGCTATGGTCTGGCAAGCAGAATTACGGCAGGCTTTGGCTGCGAGGCAGCGACCATAGGAATTTTCTTTGAAAAGCCGTCAAACGGAAAACGCACAGCTACACCGGGCTGGTATAATACGGCAGCTTTTGAGGAAGAAGCACATAAAGCGGGGATTTACGCAAAATCAATAAACGGAGACGCCTTTTCTTGCGAAATAAAGGAAAAGACCATTGATTTAATTAAGAAAGACTGGGGAAAAGCAGATATGGTGATTTACAGTCTTGCAGCTCCCAGACGTACAGACAAAAACGGAAATTTATGGGTGTCTTCCTTAAAAACAACAAAAGAAGCCTTTACAGAAAAAAGTCTGGATTTAAGAAATAATACTATTGTAGAGAAAACAGTTGAACCTGCCAAGCCGGAAGAAATACAGGGAACGAAAAAGGTTATGGGCGGCGAGGACTGGATGGAATGGATAGAGGCATTAAAGGATGCAGACGTCATAGAAGAAAATGCACTGACTGTGGCATATTCTTATATTGGGCCGGAGCTTACTTATCCTATCTACTTTGACGGGACAATCGGACAGGCAAAACGCCATTTGGAAAATACGGCAAAGGTTATGAGAGAGAAATTTCCAAAACTTCAGGCGTATGTTTCCGTAAATAAAGCATTGGTAACACAGGCAAGTGCAGCTATTCCCATTGTACCGCTGTATTTTGCCATTTTATATAAGGTTATGAAAGAAGTGGGAAACCACGAAGGATGTATAGAGCAGATTTCACGTCTTTTTAAAGAAAAGCTTTTTAAAGAAAGCGTGCCGACAGATGCAGAAGGTAGAATTCGTATGGATGACTGGGAGCTGTCAGAAGAAGTACAGCGGAAGGTCGTAGAGGCATGGAAACAGGTGACAACAGAAAATGTGACAGAAATTTCTGATATTGAAGGATATTGGGAAGACTTTTATCAGATGTTTGGTTTTCATTTGGCAGGAGTGGATTACACAAAAGACGTAGATATGGAAGTGAAAATTCCAAGTATAGACTTATAA
- a CDS encoding DUF1292 domain-containing protein, translating into MSEKTYTTDIESCNPSDCASCTANCSSAGGNNQGTIPKVPNPTIKLTLEDDTVLECAVLTTFPVEGFGEYIALVPLNENGKNTDGETYLFRYAEENDAPIVTNIEREDEYMAAAEAFHDFIANLKSEAELEEEGEN; encoded by the coding sequence ATGAGCGAAAAAACATATACAACAGATATTGAAAGCTGTAACCCAAGCGATTGCGCTTCCTGTACTGCAAACTGCTCCAGCGCAGGGGGAAATAATCAGGGAACCATCCCAAAAGTTCCAAATCCTACAATTAAATTAACTCTGGAAGACGACACAGTTTTAGAATGCGCGGTACTGACTACTTTTCCGGTGGAAGGCTTTGGAGAATATATTGCACTTGTGCCGTTAAATGAAAATGGAAAAAATACAGACGGCGAAACATACTTATTCCGCTACGCAGAAGAAAATGACGCACCGATTGTTACTAATATCGAAAGAGAAGATGAATACATGGCTGCGGCAGAAGCATTCCATGATTTCATTGCCAATTTAAAATCAGAAGCAGAGCTGGAAGAAGAAGGCGAAAATTAA
- a CDS encoding ClC family H(+)/Cl(-) exchange transporter: MEKDTTHLMKRAERFKTILTAEGFLVGAVAGLVVLLYRVILEYAGKGMNKVLEYARQEPFAAVLWFVALFVIACIVGKLVKYEPMISGSGIPQVEGEMMGKLNQVWQRVLPAKFLGGFLSLFAGLSLGREGPSIQIGAMTGKAVSQTLDRGKTEEKYLITCGASAGLAAAFHAPLAGVMFSLEEIHKNFSVSVLISVMTASITADYISSQFMGFQPVFQFDVGTEMPPQYYWHIVILGVILGIMGAFYNKMTMWVQGLYLKSKKLNETTRLFIPFFLAGVLGLVMPQILGSGHALIDMAAEGNLMLTSLLILFAAKFLFSLICFGSGAPGGIFFPLLVLGALLGGAYSTFAVQYMGLDASYISNMVLLAMAGYFTAIVRAPITGIILIFEMTGQVSQMLSMSLVSIVAYLVASALKSEPIYESLLSGLLKRRGEKLPEGTGEKILQEFVICHNSLLQDKMIQQIEWPKNCLLVSIKRGGNELIPKGRTILFPGDVLVTLTDEKDAPAVYDYMEEVCAEKKE, encoded by the coding sequence TTGGAGAAAGATACAACACATTTGATGAAAAGAGCAGAGCGTTTTAAGACAATTCTGACAGCAGAGGGATTTTTAGTGGGCGCTGTTGCAGGGCTTGTGGTGCTTTTATACCGTGTTATTTTGGAATATGCCGGTAAAGGTATGAATAAAGTATTAGAATATGCCAGACAAGAACCTTTTGCAGCGGTTTTATGGTTTGTGGCATTGTTTGTTATCGCCTGTATTGTAGGAAAACTGGTGAAATACGAACCCATGATTTCAGGAAGCGGTATTCCTCAGGTAGAGGGAGAAATGATGGGGAAATTAAATCAGGTGTGGCAGCGTGTGCTGCCTGCAAAATTTCTGGGTGGTTTTCTTTCTTTGTTTGCAGGACTTTCCCTTGGGCGAGAGGGCCCGTCTATACAAATTGGCGCTATGACGGGAAAAGCAGTTTCTCAAACTCTGGACAGAGGAAAAACAGAAGAAAAATATTTAATTACCTGTGGAGCAAGTGCGGGACTTGCGGCAGCTTTTCATGCGCCGCTAGCAGGAGTGATGTTTTCTCTGGAAGAAATACATAAAAACTTTTCCGTATCGGTTTTAATTTCTGTTATGACTGCATCGATTACGGCAGATTATATTTCCAGCCAGTTTATGGGATTTCAGCCGGTTTTCCAGTTTGATGTGGGAACAGAAATGCCCCCTCAGTATTACTGGCATATTGTGATTTTAGGTGTAATCTTAGGTATTATGGGCGCTTTTTATAATAAGATGACCATGTGGGTACAGGGATTGTATTTGAAATCAAAAAAATTAAATGAGACAACACGGCTTTTTATTCCTTTTTTTCTTGCAGGCGTATTAGGGCTTGTTATGCCTCAGATTTTGGGAAGCGGACATGCTCTTATTGATATGGCGGCAGAAGGAAATCTGATGCTTACCTCTCTTTTGATTTTATTTGCGGCGAAATTTCTGTTTTCGCTGATTTGCTTTGGTTCAGGAGCGCCGGGAGGAATTTTCTTTCCGCTTTTAGTGTTGGGAGCGCTTTTAGGAGGAGCTTACAGTACCTTTGCAGTGCAGTATATGGGACTGGACGCTTCTTATATCAGCAACATGGTTCTTCTTGCCATGGCAGGATATTTTACAGCCATTGTAAGAGCGCCCATTACAGGAATTATTTTGATTTTTGAGATGACAGGGCAGGTAAGCCAGATGCTTTCCATGTCTTTGGTGTCCATTGTGGCATATCTGGTGGCTTCCGCATTGAAGTCAGAACCGATTTATGAGAGTCTTTTAAGCGGATTGTTAAAGAGACGTGGAGAAAAGCTTCCAGAAGGTACGGGAGAGAAGATTTTGCAGGAATTTGTGATTTGCCATAACAGCTTATTGCAGGACAAAATGATACAGCAGATTGAATGGCCGAAAAATTGCCTTCTGGTATCCATAAAACGAGGTGGAAATGAATTGATACCGAAAGGAAGAACCATACTGTTTCCGGGAGACGTTCTGGTGACTTTGACAGATGAAAAGGATGCCCCGGCAGTATATGATTATATGGAGGAAGTATGCGCGGAGAAAAAAGAATAG
- a CDS encoding alpha-amylase family glycosyl hydrolase, translating to MRGEKRIETAPGNMWTKGVEKQKDGFIFTLEAEKDAEASLLLYTKEGVLEIPFLQEGRKGNLLSMAVKGICEHPLKYNYKINGEVVQDDYAKILYHTASFGEKDENICCGYLENKFSWSDGAFTPIELCNSVLYKLQVRSFTKSKTSKVRHKGTFQGVQEKLEYLKDLGITGVLLMPAYEYREIQKPRIRGKAGEHPAEEAAADKRVNCWGYTEDACYFAPKAAFCATQNPAKEFADMVNAFHEAGLECMMEFYFGKHTALTKMLDVLRYWKITYHIDGFHIMGEGISQELFMKDPLLADCKLFFHDIDGSCVFHGKVPKFKNAAEYNEGFLYSMRHVLKGDENMTEEFMFRQKRNPLCNGVINYMADQDGFTVMDMVSYEERHNEANGEGNQDGISYNCSWNCGAEGSTRKTSIKELRLKQMKNAFSLLLFSQGTPLIFQGDEWGNTQKGNNNVWCQDNELSWIDWNGRKNQEKLWEFVKRAIQIRKENPILHWEKELKGSDYQALGYPDMSYHGKQAWYVEKDKDTRSLGIMYCNEYAGKASEFLFLAFNFHWIEHEIALPGAENEIKWQVLLSTETEKEEKISEGTEVTGKTIEVPPRTVMILAGKQEQDVCGFGSILKRLQGTSF from the coding sequence ATGCGCGGAGAAAAAAGAATAGAAACAGCACCGGGAAATATGTGGACAAAGGGTGTGGAAAAACAAAAAGACGGATTTATATTTACATTAGAGGCAGAAAAGGACGCAGAAGCTTCTCTGTTGCTTTATACGAAAGAGGGAGTTTTGGAAATTCCCTTTTTACAGGAGGGAAGAAAGGGAAATCTTCTTTCTATGGCAGTGAAGGGGATTTGTGAACATCCTCTGAAATATAATTATAAAATAAACGGAGAAGTGGTACAGGATGATTATGCAAAAATCTTATATCACACAGCTTCTTTTGGAGAGAAAGACGAAAATATCTGTTGCGGGTATCTGGAAAATAAATTTTCATGGAGCGACGGAGCATTTACTCCCATAGAGCTTTGTAATTCTGTTTTGTATAAATTGCAGGTGAGAAGCTTTACAAAAAGCAAAACCTCTAAAGTCAGACACAAGGGGACTTTTCAGGGAGTTCAGGAAAAGCTTGAATATTTAAAAGATTTGGGCATTACCGGTGTTCTGCTGATGCCGGCTTATGAATACAGAGAAATTCAAAAGCCCCGCATAAGAGGAAAAGCAGGGGAGCATCCGGCAGAAGAAGCCGCAGCAGATAAGAGAGTAAACTGTTGGGGGTATACGGAAGATGCCTGTTACTTTGCACCTAAGGCAGCTTTTTGCGCAACACAAAATCCGGCAAAAGAATTTGCGGACATGGTAAATGCTTTCCATGAGGCAGGCTTGGAATGTATGATGGAATTTTACTTCGGAAAACACACAGCTCTTACAAAAATGCTGGACGTTCTCCGATATTGGAAAATCACCTATCACATTGATGGATTTCATATTATGGGAGAAGGGATATCGCAGGAGCTTTTTATGAAAGATCCGCTGCTTGCAGACTGTAAGCTGTTTTTCCATGACATAGACGGCAGCTGTGTTTTTCATGGGAAAGTGCCGAAATTCAAAAATGCGGCAGAATATAACGAAGGTTTTTTATATTCCATGCGCCACGTACTAAAAGGCGATGAAAATATGACGGAGGAATTTATGTTCCGTCAGAAAAGAAATCCTCTGTGTAATGGCGTTATCAATTACATGGCAGATCAGGATGGCTTTACGGTCATGGACATGGTTTCTTATGAAGAACGTCACAATGAGGCAAATGGGGAAGGCAATCAGGATGGAATTTCTTATAATTGCAGTTGGAATTGCGGCGCAGAAGGTTCAACCAGAAAAACATCCATTAAAGAGCTCCGTTTAAAACAGATGAAAAATGCCTTTTCTCTTTTATTGTTCAGTCAAGGAACGCCTTTAATTTTCCAAGGGGACGAATGGGGAAATACACAAAAAGGAAATAACAATGTGTGGTGTCAGGACAATGAATTGTCATGGATTGACTGGAATGGAAGAAAAAATCAGGAAAAACTCTGGGAATTTGTAAAAAGAGCCATTCAAATCAGAAAGGAAAATCCTATTTTACATTGGGAAAAAGAACTGAAGGGCAGTGATTATCAGGCGCTCGGTTATCCGGATATGTCCTATCACGGAAAACAGGCATGGTATGTAGAAAAGGATAAGGATACCCGTTCTTTAGGCATTATGTATTGCAATGAATATGCGGGAAAGGCTTCTGAATTTCTGTTTTTAGCATTTAATTTCCACTGGATTGAGCACGAAATTGCACTTCCGGGAGCAGAAAATGAGATAAAATGGCAGGTACTTCTCAGCACAGAAACAGAGAAAGAAGAAAAAATTTCGGAGGGAACAGAGGTTACAGGAAAAACCATAGAAGTACCTCCGAGGACAGTTATGATTTTAGCAGGAAAGCAGGAACAGGACGTATGCGGATTTGGAAGCATTTTAAAACGATTACAAGGCACAAGCTTTTAG
- a CDS encoding DUF5662 family protein, translating into MRIWKHFKTITRHKLLVMKYCFKIGLYKQGLLHDLSKYSWTEFSVGCKYYQGTRSPNNAEREATGLSTAWIHHYGRNKHHFEHWVDYGIDCDTVIQGVPMPRKYIAEMVMDRISASRNYHPDTYTDAAPLEYFLKSKEKLWFVHEKTNEDLEFLLRMLADRGEKETLKYIKHVYLKGM; encoded by the coding sequence ATGCGGATTTGGAAGCATTTTAAAACGATTACAAGGCACAAGCTTTTAGTGATGAAATATTGCTTTAAAATAGGACTTTATAAGCAAGGGCTGCTTCATGATTTATCAAAGTATTCCTGGACAGAATTTTCTGTGGGATGCAAATATTATCAGGGAACAAGAAGCCCCAATAATGCAGAGCGGGAAGCCACAGGTTTATCGACTGCGTGGATCCATCACTACGGAAGGAACAAGCATCATTTTGAGCATTGGGTGGATTACGGAATTGACTGCGATACAGTTATTCAGGGAGTACCTATGCCCAGAAAGTATATTGCGGAAATGGTCATGGACAGAATTAGCGCATCGAGAAATTATCATCCGGACACTTATACAGACGCAGCGCCTTTGGAGTATTTCCTGAAAAGCAAAGAAAAGCTGTGGTTTGTCCATGAAAAGACCAATGAGGACTTGGAATTTTTGCTCAGAATGTTGGCAGACAGAGGGGAGAAAGAAACACTGAAGTATATTAAGCACGTATATCTGAAAGGAATGTAA
- a CDS encoding transmembrane protein, giving the protein MNIQGDQILELIKGLWSFVPKEYMILIYLVGTVFAFLNCFMGYRLRKVWGCILGIFMGGGVGFGAGLYFLQDKMMAGVAAAAGALIFGLLAWLLYKFGVFVMCTALGYSIVVSFFQDAGLTQHFIALIIGLFAGTFALGYEKQMVIGITALCGGLGGIHLMMEMLEKDAGAGELLLGLIMAAIGIAVQAAPFMKGKDWESKLFRLPSGRKKKKVVKKTKVKEVSHSTRNKNSSDNNKKSAVKKKKYQQDVFDEEDYDDDELNVTEHEDFDETQEYEIGKKQYDKQSQMPYMGPGIGIDLDDLNRELSQEIKKIYKDDGQ; this is encoded by the coding sequence ATGAATATACAGGGAGACCAGATCTTAGAATTGATTAAGGGGTTATGGAGCTTTGTACCAAAAGAATATATGATACTGATTTATCTCGTTGGAACGGTATTTGCTTTTTTAAACTGTTTTATGGGATATCGTTTACGAAAGGTATGGGGATGTATTTTAGGTATCTTTATGGGAGGAGGAGTCGGCTTCGGAGCAGGTTTGTATTTTTTGCAGGATAAAATGATGGCAGGAGTTGCGGCGGCAGCAGGCGCTTTGATTTTCGGCCTTCTGGCATGGCTTTTATATAAGTTTGGTGTATTTGTTATGTGTACTGCACTGGGATACAGTATTGTTGTTTCCTTTTTTCAGGATGCAGGGCTTACACAGCATTTTATTGCTCTGATTATCGGACTCTTTGCAGGAACCTTTGCGCTGGGTTACGAGAAGCAAATGGTGATTGGCATTACAGCTCTTTGCGGAGGTCTGGGAGGTATTCACCTGATGATGGAAATGCTGGAGAAGGATGCGGGAGCAGGAGAACTGCTGTTAGGACTTATTATGGCGGCTATTGGTATAGCAGTGCAGGCAGCACCTTTTATGAAGGGTAAGGACTGGGAATCAAAGCTGTTTCGCCTGCCAAGCGGAAGAAAGAAGAAAAAAGTGGTGAAAAAGACAAAGGTCAAGGAAGTAAGCCACAGTACAAGGAATAAGAACAGCAGCGATAATAATAAAAAATCAGCGGTAAAAAAGAAAAAATATCAGCAGGATGTTTTTGACGAAGAGGATTATGACGATGACGAATTGAATGTGACAGAGCATGAGGATTTTGATGAAACGCAGGAATACGAAATCGGAAAAAAACAATACGATAAGCAGAGCCAGATGCCTTATATGGGACCCGGAATTGGTATTGATTTAGATGATTTAAACAGAGAATTGTCACAGGAGATTAAGAAGATTTATAAAGATGACGGTCAATAG
- a CDS encoding beta-ketoacyl-ACP synthase III, with product MTAKIIGTGSAIPAYCMKNNDFTKFIDTSDEWIVTRTGIKERRIAKEETTAGLACEAARKALQSAKIKAEEIDLILVATCSPDTFFPSTACQVQAALGAENAAAFDMSAACAGFLFGLNTAYAYINSGVYKKVLVIGADIMTRFVDWKDRGTCVLFGDGAGAVVLEASETGLFSSVQYADGSRGKVLSCSVGYEKRSSYLQMDGQEVFKFALKTVPDCIEEVLEKGNIEKEKVKYYVLHQANSRILSGVAKKLREKEEKFPMNIQKYGNTSAASIPILLDEMNREGKLEKGDILVLAGFGAGLTWGSTLLQW from the coding sequence ATGACAGCGAAGATTATCGGGACAGGAAGCGCTATTCCTGCGTATTGCATGAAAAATAATGATTTTACAAAATTTATTGATACCAGTGATGAATGGATTGTGACCAGAACGGGAATAAAGGAAAGAAGAATTGCCAAAGAAGAAACAACGGCAGGTCTGGCTTGTGAAGCAGCGAGGAAAGCGTTACAGTCTGCAAAGATAAAGGCAGAAGAAATTGATTTAATTCTTGTGGCAACCTGTTCTCCGGATACATTTTTTCCAAGTACGGCGTGTCAGGTACAGGCTGCTTTAGGCGCAGAAAATGCAGCGGCTTTTGATATGAGTGCGGCTTGTGCAGGTTTTTTGTTTGGATTAAATACAGCTTATGCTTATATTAACAGCGGGGTTTATAAAAAGGTATTGGTAATCGGGGCAGATATCATGACACGCTTTGTAGACTGGAAGGATAGGGGAACCTGTGTCTTATTTGGAGACGGAGCAGGCGCAGTGGTTTTGGAAGCATCGGAAACGGGACTTTTTTCTTCTGTGCAGTATGCAGACGGCAGCAGAGGCAAGGTTTTAAGCTGTTCTGTGGGGTATGAGAAAAGAAGCTCTTATCTTCAGATGGATGGGCAGGAGGTATTCAAGTTTGCTTTGAAAACTGTTCCGGACTGTATTGAAGAGGTTCTGGAAAAAGGAAACATAGAAAAGGAAAAGGTAAAATATTATGTGCTTCATCAGGCAAACAGCAGAATTCTCTCCGGCGTTGCCAAAAAGCTGAGGGAAAAAGAAGAAAAATTTCCTATGAACATACAGAAATACGGAAATACTTCCGCTGCCAGTATTCCTATTTTACTGGACGAAATGAACAGGGAGGGAAAGCTGGAGAAAGGAGATATTCTTGTCCTTGCCGGATTTGGAGCAGGACTTACATGGGGAAGCACGCTGCTTCAGTGGTAA
- the uxaC gene encoding glucuronate isomerase, translated as MKVFMDEDFLLSTDTAKELYHSFAEKMPIIDYHCHIQPREIAEDRRFENITQLWLGGDHYKWRQMRANGVEEYYITGDAPDREKFQKWAETLEMAIGNPLYHWSHLELRRYFGYGGILNGDTAQEVWELCNHKLKEADMSARSLIKQSNVKLLCTTDDPVDALKWHKRIKEEESFDIQVLPTWRPDKILNIEKPDYLKYLKELSRAAHIEIQSFQDLKKAMGKRLQYFKRMGCRISDHGLDFMVYAPAKEEEIEKIFSARLHKKDISAKDATSFKTACMLFLAEKYEELNWVMQIHYGCKRNNNGKMYEKIGADTGFDCMGDVASGTQLADFLNAVNERKNLPKTILYSLNPKDDELIGTIIGCFQNSDAVGKIQHGSAWWFNDNKTGMRKQMISLANLGLLGNFIGMLTDSRSFLSYPRHEYFRRILCDLIGGWVENGEYPNDRKTLEKIVKGISYKNAVRYFEFQV; from the coding sequence ATGAAAGTGTTTATGGATGAGGATTTTTTGCTGTCTACCGACACGGCAAAGGAGCTGTATCATAGCTTTGCAGAAAAAATGCCGATTATAGATTATCATTGTCATATTCAGCCAAGGGAAATTGCAGAAGACAGAAGATTTGAAAATATTACGCAGCTATGGCTGGGAGGCGACCATTATAAATGGCGTCAGATGCGTGCAAATGGAGTGGAGGAATATTATATTACAGGAGATGCTCCGGACAGGGAGAAATTTCAAAAATGGGCGGAAACGCTGGAAATGGCAATCGGAAATCCCCTGTATCATTGGAGTCATTTGGAGCTTCGGAGATATTTTGGCTATGGGGGTATCTTAAATGGAGATACGGCGCAGGAGGTTTGGGAGCTTTGTAATCACAAATTAAAAGAAGCAGATATGAGCGCCAGAAGCCTGATAAAACAGTCAAATGTGAAGCTGCTCTGTACCACCGATGACCCTGTGGATGCTTTAAAGTGGCATAAAAGAATAAAAGAAGAGGAGAGCTTTGACATACAGGTACTGCCTACATGGAGACCGGACAAAATTTTAAATATAGAAAAACCGGATTATCTAAAGTATTTGAAAGAGCTTTCAAGGGCGGCACATATAGAAATTCAAAGCTTTCAGGATTTGAAAAAAGCAATGGGAAAAAGGCTTCAATACTTTAAGCGTATGGGGTGCCGGATTTCTGACCACGGTTTGGATTTTATGGTTTATGCCCCTGCCAAAGAGGAGGAAATTGAGAAGATTTTTTCTGCCCGTCTGCATAAGAAGGACATTTCCGCAAAAGACGCTACAAGCTTTAAAACAGCATGTATGCTTTTTCTGGCAGAAAAATATGAAGAACTGAATTGGGTAATGCAAATTCACTATGGATGCAAGAGAAATAATAACGGAAAGATGTATGAAAAAATCGGAGCAGATACGGGCTTTGACTGTATGGGAGACGTTGCTTCGGGAACACAGTTGGCAGATTTTTTAAATGCAGTAAATGAGAGAAAAAATCTGCCGAAAACAATTTTATATAGTTTAAATCCAAAGGATGATGAGCTTATTGGAACGATAATCGGATGTTTTCAAAACAGCGATGCAGTGGGGAAAATACAGCATGGTTCTGCGTGGTGGTTTAATGACAATAAAACCGGTATGAGAAAGCAGATGATTTCTCTGGCAAATCTGGGGCTTTTGGGGAATTTCATCGGTATGCTTACAGACTCCAGAAGCTTTCTTTCATATCCCCGCCATGAATATTTTCGCAGAATTCTCTGCGATTTGATTGGAGGCTGGGTGGAAAATGGAGAATATCCAAATGATAGGAAGACTTTAGAGAAAATTGTAAAGGGCATTTCTTATAAGAATGCGGTACGATATTTTGAATTTCAGGTATAA